A portion of the Ascaphus truei isolate aAscTru1 chromosome 14, aAscTru1.hap1, whole genome shotgun sequence genome contains these proteins:
- the RBP2 gene encoding retinol-binding protein 2 codes for MPSDYNGTWVSETNENFDGYMKALDIDFATRKIAAHLTQTKILIQDGDNFKTKTLSTFRNYEVDFTVGVEFEEKTKGLDNRLVQTLVTWDGDKLSCVQKGEKKNRGWKQWIEGDKLYLDLMCEDQVCHQVYKKK; via the exons aTGCCATCTGATTACAATGGAACCTGGGTCAGTGAGACCAATGAAAACTTCGATGGATACATGAAGGCATTAG ACATTGATTTCGCCACACGGAAGATCGCGGCTCATCTGACACAGACCAAGATACTCATCCAGGATGGAGACAACTTCAAGACCAAGACCCTCAGCACGTTCAGGAACTACGAAGTCGACTTCACCGTGGGCGTGGAATTCGAGGAAAAGACAAAGGGGCTCGATAACCGGTTGGTGCAG ACCTTAGTGACTTGGGACGGGGACAAACTGAGCTGTGTgcagaagggggagaagaagaaCCGTGGCTGGAAGCAGTGGATCGAGGGCGACAAACTCTACCTG GACCTGATGTGTGAAGATCAGGTGTGTCACCAAGTTTATAAGAAGAAATAA